Genomic window (Nymphaea colorata isolate Beijing-Zhang1983 chromosome 1, ASM883128v2, whole genome shotgun sequence):
TCTGGTAATTGGTTTCGAAAAGGTGGTTATCTTCCTTGTTGGTTTAAAACCTTCCTTGTTGCAGCATATAACCACACGGTTAGTCTCATTAGTGACCTTTGAACGGCTTGTGCATTTTATTCTGGTTCCGAAACCAACATGCCTAGCATAGGTATTGTAGAATTGCTCTGCTTCTTTATAACTATCAAAAGTCATCCCAAGTGCTGGTTCAAGAAATGGTGCTTGGTTGATATCTCCACTGGTTGAAAGAAGCTCCTTGTACATGGGCTCTAACGTCATACCATCTTGGGCAGCTTCAACTGTACCAGGGTCCATGCTAGAGGGCATGGGGATGGAAGTATTTGGCTCTCCTTCAACAGCAACGGTGCCCGTGCTACTAGGTTCCATAATGAGAGTTTCTTCTATGTACAAATCAGGCCTAAGAATTCAACGGTTTAGCGACAGCATGTTCTTTGAACAGCAGACCTACATCATACAGCAAATATGTAATTTCCAAAACAACCtcacaaccaaaaaaaaaatggacagagaagaagagaataTGAAGCTGGATGAAGAACATGATGCATACTTGGACAAGCAACAGGAAAAGCATCGAACTCCAATAGATAAGGGCAGAGGAAGTTGCTTAGAATGGGCCAAGTATCCCAAAACgtgagaaattttgaaaaaaaaaaaaaaaaaaaaaaacaacaaccaTGACTCACAAGAAATACCCTAAAAACAATTACATGCATATAACTTATACCGTTgacaaccccaaaaaaaaacacacaaatttTGAGTCTCGGTAACCAAGAGAAACACACAAGAGAAACGTATCTAAAGAAAGAAATGCGAACAAATGAACGGGAATGACTGTAAAATCTAACACCTGGACACAAGAACTCAGAAGAAAAAATTCACAAAGGAAGcccaaaaacaaataaaacttcAAAGCACTTGCAACAATAAACCACgaaattaacaaaagaaagaaaaaaacacgcCCAGATACGATTTACCGTTTAAACCCTAAAAAGAAACTACCACAAAGAATAAGAAATGCATCTAGATCTTACCGAAGCGAAGGACGCCGTCGAACCCAGGGACAGCGAGAAGCCCCCTCGCCCCagacacgcacacacacacacacagagagagagagagagagagagagagagaggtccttACAGAGGTGACAGCctagaaagaaatgaagatcaAGCCATCGGTCCCAACGCTGCCACAAATACAAGTTGGGGATCTTTTCGTCATTGAAGAAGATTCACGGGACATTATTTGGAAAATCTGCATACGAGCCTTAGTCGTGGCAGCCTATTAGGAAGCCGAGTCTGCGAGGGTTACCGTTATGGATGTAGGAATAAAACCATTGAGTGGCTTGATTTTAACATGCACCAAAATGGTTTCACTTGACCTCCCTCTTCGCCGCTCTCTTCCGCCATGGCGTTGATCTACTAGACGAGCGCACTTTAAGAACAAGCCAACCGGCTGAAACTAATGCTCCATTCTACGGCCCTACTTAACTTGTTTAAGTGGTTGCCCAGAAGACTTTGTCATGTTAATATCTATCTTCTACGACTTTAGGTAtgtttattttatgaatatatctAAGTCAGgttaaattttatatgaacaATTTACTTGTAGAGGCATTGGCTTTTATGAAATAGGATGACGATTCATAATTTGGATAATAAAAGTACATTTTTATGTGAAAGTAATATAGATAAGACGTAAGATATTTATCTGAAATGATATAGTACATGATAGTTGAATACGAGCATAGAACTATATGACACAATCAACAAACATAGTTCGAATGAGAAAGCATACACAATtaacaaacatagtttgaatGAATATGATGTTAACAATTTTGAAGAAGACCTAAATGCCCCACATTTTCCTTGTCTTTAAGGCATTGAGCTCCGTTGAAACGTTGGTGGGCTACCATACACCTTTCAATTTGAATGACTAATTGTATGTTTGACCTAATATAAGTATAACATAATAGAAATTCACAATGCAATATTTATTTGGCTATTTATTGGCAGAGCTCAAGTAAAGTTACTTGATTTATTTGGCTCTTCATTGTTGAGTTAGATTGGACTTCACAAAAGGTTTCTTTGATCGCCTTCCCATGAAAGTAAACCAAACACGACCTTCGTAAATGAGTTCAATCCTAAAAGGAAGTGTTTGCACCGACTAAAGTCCACTCGTTTATAAATGTactttacattttgaaagtgattaaataaataaaaaaaaccaagacTGCATGTTTTTAGTGAAATTTGAAGAACCAACCAAAGGCACATATAGTTCCAGTCTCTCTAGTGGCACATTTTCAAGGGAGTGAGATATTTTACGATTCACCATCCAAAAAAGAGCTCAAAGGCTATAAGTTGGCATCGATGATAGCAGTGGTATACCCTTTAATTTTTAAGTAGTGCATTACTATTTAAGATGTACTGACATGGCATCCGTAAAATTATAATATGCTATAAGTTGGCATCGATGATAGCAGTGGTATACCCTTTAATTTTTAAGTATTGCATTACTATTTAAGATGTACTGACGTAGCATCCGTAAAATTATAATACGCTATTTTATGCATCTCTAACTCGACCAATCACGTTAGCTCTTACCTGATTTAACCAGAACTTCAACTTCAAAGCTCATTAAACGACTGGACAAACAAGATACTTGTTTTTCTATTGCGTTAAGAAGACTTTCCTCATATTTGATACCATCAACACATAGACCATAGGCATCACTTAAAACGTCAATCTAAATTTCGATTTCATTCTAAATATTGACTTTGTGTAGCTTCGGTTTgcttatttaaataaaaaatcacaGAGCCGCTTCGATTTCAAGCTCTTTATTCCAATTGTTGAGCTTAACTGAACATTCTCTTGTTTGCAGTTCCCAACGATTGGTAAAATCCATAATCTTTCCTAATGATCGGAAAAATCAGATGATCAGTAGGAAAACACGGATTTGCGAGTCGTAACGTATAAGAAAATCACGAGGGGAAGAAAACAACGTAGAAGTCTGCGATGTTTCATCTTAGCGCCGTTCTCTGGATGCTTATCTCAGCCGGATTCCTAGAAAGTTTTTTAACCGCTGCGCTTCCGGTTGAGATCAAACTAGTCGAAGAAAACCAACGAACGAAAAGGGTCGCGTAATTCTTACGGAAGGATGGCGAGGAGAGAGGCGTCGGGGGGTTGCCAAAAGGCAGAGGCGGAACTATCAAACATAAGAAAGTCACCATGAAGGGGACGACCACCGCCAGAATCACGGCAGTGCGGGAAGGTTTGGAGGGATGATGTCTAACGCCAAACCTTCTCCTTCATCTgcccttccttcttcctcctcactGTCGACGCAGATTCTCTCTGCTTCATTCAATCAAGATggaaggtactctctctctctctctctctcatgctctTATATTCTGCCAAGCTTATACAAGGAGCCAGCCAGACCCCAATTTCGATTCTCAATCtggaaatttatttatttgatggAATTTGATTATGGTGTCGTCCTGTTTAGCTGCTTCGCAATCGGAACGACCGACGGGTTCAAGATTTTTAATGCCAAAAGCGGGAGACTTTGCTACGAAAGAGGTTTATCTGTTAAATTTGGAGATTCTTCAGTAATAATATAGCCTGTTGCATTTGATTTTTGATTCTCATCATCTTCTGCTGTCCACATTCTAGAGGACACtattctcttctctttttggcTTATCGGATGCCTCTCTTCACTAAGTAGAACAAATGCCGGCAACGAAACTAACTTCGCTAAAGCTTAAGCTTGGTCAATAATTACTTTATTAAGGAAACCTGTTCGTGGAGAACCAATATGTTTCTTATTCCTCCTCTTTGTTCTTTGTAAATCCTTTTGTCGTCAAGGGTTGTGAGCACGTATATTAAGTCAATTTATATATCTATTTCGAGGCATTCGCTATATTTAGTCGGTGCTTGCTTCTGATATCTGGTGTGCCGTGTTGAGATGATTTCACAAATTTCTTGGCCAAAGTGTAAATCTATTCTTTATTTCACTTAATTTGTCTGTCGCCTTGTCACGAACTATGTTTAACTCTTGCATTTGCATAATATTTTGGTGCACGAGAAGTTGTACGTGCGTTTTTGTGCAGTAACCAACTCAAAAATTTTAACTGGAAGATGACTCTGAAGCCACATTTATGGCAAACAGAAATTGGGTTTTTCATTTAAGAGCTTCTATGATAGAGCAAATATGTATTGATCTTTTCTATCACAACTGTAAGGAGAAGTATTCCTCGTTGGGAAATCTCATAGGATACAACACAAacatttaaagttttaaatgaataCTAACAGGAAAAACTAATCGGCAAGCTTTTGGTACTTGCTTTTTGAGGTTTTCTTACGGATGATGCAAATGTTCTTATGAAAGATGTATAAATGAATACGGAAAAGAACTTCCCTAATCCTTTCCTTGTTCTGTGAATTTTTATCCTCTGTTGTCACGTAGCAACCATTAGTTGCATTGTGTTCCATCAGACTCCCATTAATTTTAAATTACGGAATAAACTCATTTCAAGCCACGAGAGCTGATGATTAACTCTTACGCATGCTATTTACTTTCTGTTATATAAAGACATtatgtttttcattgtttttttcctgTCTGACTAGCTAATTTTCTTTATGACAGAGTGTGGTGCTCTATGCATTGTGGAAATGCTCTACAGCTCAAGCCTTCTTGCTATTGTTGGTGCTGGGGAGCAGGTATTacagtttttagtttttgttaaGACATTCTGAGATAGATTTTTGTTTCCTTTAGAGTTTAAAGAATATCCTTTTTAGCTTGTCTACTTTGAATAAGACTGCACTTGAGACTTGGGTCAACTTACCTAACCTTCATTCGACTTGACAGCCATCATTATCTCCACGCCGACTTTGTCTATTCAATACAGTTAAAGGGACCGCTTTGAGAGATCTGAACTTCTTGACATCAGTTCTTGCCGTTCGCGTAAACAAAAAAAGGTGACTTTCCTTTATAGCTGTTGTGGACATGCATATTTTGTGTTCAAATTCTTGCTTTTTGTCTTGCATGCTTCTTGGCAATATGGTTGCAAaaggtttttgtcattttctttctttccgaATCCAATTCCAACAAGACCTCTAGTATATTTAGCTGTTCTGGGTCCAACCTGAACTACAAACTGAGTGCTATTTGTACTGCATATTATGGTTAGAAGCTAAATATGTGGTTCCAAGAACCAAAGCCTCATTGCCTGGTAAGGGATTGTCAAATTGTATGAAGTCAAGAGTTCATTAGGTTTTGTGTCTGTCTCCTTGAAAGCTGAAACACTGGGCCCGCTGAGGGGAATGTGGAGGTTTTTCTTAATTGCTTGAGCATAAACCGTACAGATGCATGTCAATGTCATCGAGGTTCCACAACTAGACTAGGGCTTTCTTTGTTAAATTAAGTATAAAAAGAAGCATACTTGCAAAAAGACAAAACTGCATTGGGAAATTAGGATTCTTATTTGAAAAAGACGTACCAAGATTAATCTCCATATCTTTTTCTGACGATCTGAACAACTTGCCTGCAGGTTGATTGTTGTATTGTGTGACAAAGCATACATCTATGATTCAAACAGTCTTGCGATCCTGGACACAATTGACACGGTTCCTAATCCAAAAGGTCAGAAATGAAGCAAAAGTATGACTCCTAAATAATGGAGGCATTATTGGTGCCTTTGTGTTTTCTATTCACATAATGATGGTATATTTCCTCATTATGCTAACCTCTCCACAGctatttcatttccttttaataagaaaaatgatgctacctatgtcacataggtaaaTGATgctacctatgtcacataggtacaggtacGGGTGCCAGTACGAATGCTGATGCAAGTACAAGTTCagattattttcaaaaaacttgggtacgggggtgtgtatatatatatatattataagttataacgaagaaaaaaataagaattcaaacaaacaaaataacacataattcaaaatttataaattccaaagaagaaactattgaacaaaatatgaaaacgcAGCCCTATATGCATTTATTGAGTATAAATGATGTAAAACAAATTGAAACCCTAAATATTGGACAGAAAAGGATTCGGTCAACTTTGACGAAGTCCTAAATCGGATGGATACGGTCATGGGTACATTGACCGTATCCGGCACCGTTTGATCGGTACCCAAGAGGTATCGAGGACAGTACCAGTACCAATACCAGTGTCAGACCTGACCCGTACAGGTACGCTGCCTttacagcagtacccatgtgacaatgGATGCTACCCATTATTTCTTGCTTGTGACGGAACCAAATGAACAGGAGTCTGCATGTTTAAGCTTGGCTGGTCTGGTTAGTGTAATAAGTTCAACCCCTTGCTCAAATAGCACAAGCAGGCTTCTTATACAAATTCAGAAGCTTCTATTGGCAATATGAAAGAATGAGGACTTCCTTTTGGGAGCATTGGACTCCATTGTTGACTGATCTTCTCAGCTTGTAGAGAAAAGtgacttctttttttctgcaaGATTGTatctataatttttatttatgcaCTTTATCATGCTTCATTGCTTTATATTCTTGCCTACTCCTGGAGgaacataaaacacaaaaaacccGAATTATATCATCAATTTAGTTTTGTGTTTGATTAGTTTTTGGTTCTCTGTGTCTTACCACTCAGGTTTAATTATAATGTTTTGTATCTTAATTTACTTCCAAAGGACCATAAAAGGAACAAACCTgaatgatatcatgattagccttttagttgttttttttagcACTCAGATTTAGTTTGTGCATCTTCATAATGCTTTGTATCTGAATACTTCCCAAAGGAACATCAAGGAACAAACCTGAATGATATCATAAAATTACTATTTTTTTGTAGTTGATGTTTTTGGTTCTCTAGCTACACTCAGGTTGTATACCATTAATTGGACATGGGTTGACAATGAGTTGTGGCCCATGTTCAGtccattttatatatgatatattGTGGAATGATGTTGACTAGATCAGTTTCTAGGTATcccaatttaatttttttttttttcactaaccAAATATACTGTTTATTTATTTGCGTGTGAAATAATGATGCAGTTGAATGCATAGAATTGTTGGTATGCAGCTAAATATTTTCAACCCTGTACGCATCGATTTTGTTTTAGCTCTGGTGGAATCCTGATTTCAATTCgtaatttcattttattatcCATATGTGCTAAGAACAATGATAAATTCTCaataggatttggatttgtcaaTGAGGCAGAAATGCAAATGTTGTTTGCATTACAGTTCAGTTGCCGCTCTTGAATGATTGCATATTGACAAAGCTGTGTCATTTTCTGTTGGTGCTAATTATGTTTCTGCATTTCCCAGGGCTTTGTGCTTTCTCTTGTAGCGTGGATGGATGTTATTTGGCTCTTCCAGCAAGTACAAGTAAAGGATCTGTGTTGCTATACAATGCAATGGAGCTGCATTCACACTGTCAGGTTGAAGAGTTTCTTGTCTAATCCAAATAGACGTACTAACATCTATGACCACTGTTGCATCTTTTTCCCTTAATTCACAAGTTTTCCTGTAATTTCATTTGACACGGTAACTCATTAATAGTTGTTCATGCAATTGATAAGCTGAAACATCTTGCAGAGTCATGTCATGAATGTCCAAATTGATATTGTGATCAGAATGAAGTTCATATAGCAGCAATAGTTTATCTTTCATGTatcatgtagaaacacacaccaagatggagagaataAAAGGCTTGTCAAATATTGTCTGTTCTGGCTTTGTATCTTAGTGTGGtcttttcaaaatcaaaggaaaaataggAGAAACCAGTGTTCTCTAATTTAGAGATAAAGGTAATTAGCATTCCATTTGGGGGGTTTTCTCAGCTAGTCCTCTCTCATTTCAAAGATTAGGTTTTAAAATATTGTAAATCGTGATCTGTAATACGTTTTCCCATTATGTAGATATCTAGCTTGTAAAAGATTGGATGAATGAGACAAATTTTTCAGTTTCCAGCAGTATCATAAAATGTATACCCCATGTAAACTAAATGTGCTTTTTCTTGGCTATTAGGTTCCGCCTAAAACCTTCCttgtctcctttttctttttcctaatttcATAATTCATTCTATACTCTGCTTTACCTGTCTTTGAACTCCCATTTGTCATCTATTATATATGGATTTTTATGCATATTTATTTTCTGAACAACAGATAGATGCCCATCAGTCACCATTGGCTGCCCTTGTTCTTTCAGTTGATGGTACATATATTGGGACAGCTTCTGAGCAGGGGACAATAATCAGAGTTCATCTAGTTTCTCAGCCGGCAAAGGCATGTATCCtgaattccttttttttattaccttATCCTTCTCTGT
Coding sequences:
- the LOC116245990 gene encoding autophagy-related protein 18b isoform X1; translated protein: MMSNAKPSPSSALPSSSSLSTQILSASFNQDGSCFAIGTTDGFKIFNAKSGRLCYERECGALCIVEMLYSSSLLAIVGAGEQPSLSPRRLCLFNTVKGTALRDLNFLTSVLAVRVNKKRLIVVLCDKAYIYDSNSLAILDTIDTVPNPKGLCAFSCSVDGCYLALPASTSKGSVLLYNAMELHSHCQIDAHQSPLAALVLSVDGTYIGTASEQGTIIRVHLVSQPAKSYNFRRGTYPSTITSLSFGSSKQAPNLLVATTSTGSVHVFSIGPVINRRPKRSVSLLTTIIPDKISDALDPGHHFVLQNAIPAGVKSCATIHVNDEAFAGPSVTSRATSRASIFILSYNGYFQEYSLTLNDSGISTWKLEREFNLLIRM
- the LOC116245990 gene encoding autophagy-related protein 18b isoform X2; protein product: MEECGALCIVEMLYSSSLLAIVGAGEQPSLSPRRLCLFNTVKGTALRDLNFLTSVLAVRVNKKRLIVVLCDKAYIYDSNSLAILDTIDTVPNPKGLCAFSCSVDGCYLALPASTSKGSVLLYNAMELHSHCQIDAHQSPLAALVLSVDGTYIGTASEQGTIIRVHLVSQPAKSYNFRRGTYPSTITSLSFGSSKQAPNLLVATTSTGSVHVFSIGPVINRRPKRSVSLLTTIIPDKISDALDPGHHFVLQNAIPAGVKSCATIHVNDEAFAGPSVTSRATSRASIFILSYNGYFQEYSLTLNDSGISTWKLEREFNLLIRM